One Methylobacterium sp. AMS5 genomic region harbors:
- the folE gene encoding GTP cyclohydrolase I FolE, with protein sequence MYAKPDSTTLKARVAKAGDAMDAALKSLSYGMSDDERRMSAVGLQEMRGANDPGRPDFTPDIAPLPESAQRVPNEVALGRPSRQEAEAAVRTLLRWAGDDPTREGLIETPARVVKAYEQLFGGYRADADALLERVFEEVEGYSDAVLVRDIPFYSHCEHHMVPFMGLAHIAYYPTKGVVGLSKLARVVDAFARRLQTQETMTAQIADTIESILQPRGCAVMIEAEHLCMAMRGVQKAGVSTITTQFRGVYKNDPSEQVRFLTFVRNQKG encoded by the coding sequence ATGTACGCCAAGCCCGACAGCACCACCCTGAAGGCGCGTGTGGCGAAGGCCGGAGATGCCATGGATGCCGCTCTCAAATCCCTGTCCTACGGCATGAGCGACGACGAACGACGCATGAGTGCCGTCGGCCTGCAAGAAATGCGCGGCGCCAACGATCCGGGCCGTCCCGACTTCACGCCCGACATCGCGCCCCTGCCCGAATCGGCCCAGCGGGTGCCGAACGAGGTGGCGCTCGGCCGTCCGAGCCGGCAGGAGGCGGAAGCCGCCGTGCGCACGCTCCTGCGCTGGGCCGGCGACGACCCGACCCGCGAGGGGCTGATCGAGACCCCCGCCCGCGTGGTGAAGGCCTACGAGCAGCTCTTCGGCGGCTATCGCGCCGACGCGGACGCGCTGCTGGAGCGGGTGTTCGAGGAGGTCGAGGGCTATTCCGACGCCGTTCTGGTGCGCGACATCCCATTCTACTCCCATTGCGAGCACCACATGGTGCCGTTCATGGGGCTGGCCCACATCGCCTATTACCCCACCAAGGGCGTGGTCGGCCTCTCCAAGCTGGCGCGCGTGGTCGATGCCTTCGCCCGACGCCTGCAGACGCAGGAAACCATGACGGCTCAGATCGCCGACACGATCGAGAGCATCCTTCAGCCCCGCGGCTGCGCCGTGATGATCGAGGCCGAGCATCTCTGCATGGCGATGCGCGGCGTGCAGAAGGCCGGCGTCTCCACCATCACCACGCAGTTCCGCGGCGTCTACAAGAACGATCCGTCCGAGCAGGTCCGCTTCCTGACCTTCGTTCGGAACCAGAAGGGCTAG
- a CDS encoding iron-sulfur cluster assembly scaffold protein: MIDDIYNRRILELAADIPRLGRLAAPDATATAHSKLCGSTVTVDLSLEADGITVADFAHDVKACALGQASSSLMARHVVGATAEELRAVRARMRAMLKENGPAPEGEWADLAVLEPVRDFRARHASTLLTFDAVVDALDQIAARRDAGKSSGKGAGAPEAA, translated from the coding sequence ATGATCGACGACATCTACAACCGCCGCATCCTGGAACTGGCCGCCGACATTCCCCGCCTCGGCCGGCTGGCGGCACCGGATGCCACCGCCACGGCCCATTCCAAGTTGTGCGGTTCGACCGTCACCGTCGATCTCAGTCTGGAAGCGGACGGCATCACGGTCGCCGACTTCGCCCACGACGTGAAGGCCTGTGCGCTCGGGCAGGCCTCCTCCTCGCTGATGGCCCGCCACGTCGTCGGCGCGACGGCCGAGGAATTGCGCGCGGTTCGCGCCCGGATGCGGGCGATGCTGAAGGAGAACGGCCCCGCGCCGGAGGGCGAATGGGCGGATCTCGCCGTGCTGGAGCCGGTGCGCGACTTTCGGGCCCGTCACGCCTCCACGCTCCTGACCTTCGACGCCGTTGTGGACGCCCTCGATCAGATCGCCGCCCGCAGGGATGCCGGCAAGAGTTCCGGCAAGGGGGCCGGGGCGCCCGAGGCGGCCTGA
- the yidD gene encoding membrane protein insertion efficiency factor YidD: protein MRQQEPGRRVIRRAAHGAIRAYQLTLSGLIGRQCRHWPSCSAYTDEAIQRHGLWAGGWIGFARLCRCGPFGTHGIDLVPEHLPERAVWHRPWSYGRWRGVEAPPPLVCEAVEERCAASGAAGPSAG, encoded by the coding sequence ATGCGACAACAGGAGCCCGGTCGCCGCGTGATTCGCCGGGCGGCGCACGGAGCGATCCGCGCCTACCAGCTCACGCTGTCCGGGCTGATCGGGCGCCAATGCCGGCATTGGCCGTCCTGCTCGGCCTATACCGACGAGGCGATCCAGCGGCACGGCCTCTGGGCCGGCGGATGGATCGGCTTTGCCCGCCTTTGCCGCTGCGGCCCGTTCGGTACGCACGGCATCGACCTCGTTCCCGAACACTTGCCGGAGCGGGCCGTATGGCACCGGCCCTGGTCCTATGGCCGCTGGCGCGGTGTCGAGGCGCCGCCACCCTTGGTGTGTGAGGCGGTGGAAGAGCGTTGCGCGGCCAGCGGGGCTGCGGGCCCGTCGGCCGGGTGA
- a CDS encoding Bax inhibitor-1/YccA family protein, whose amino-acid sequence MAFDNSPFRAGAQPQGYAGSQVEVDQGLRSFMLGVYNNMVVGLGISGLVALALNMAAVAQTGAGRVALTPFGQFLYTSPFKWVLMLAPLAFIFVFSFRMDRMSASSARTMFWAFAAVMGASMSTLLLVFTGASVVRVFFITAATFAGLSLYGYTTKRSLSGMGSFLIMGLIGIIIASLVNLFLASSALQFAISVLGVLIFAGLTAFDTQKLKEMYLYSGFDAEGAAKMSINGALTLYLDFINMFQFLLSLLGDRR is encoded by the coding sequence ATGGCATTCGACAACAGCCCGTTCCGTGCCGGCGCCCAGCCGCAGGGGTACGCTGGCTCTCAGGTCGAAGTCGACCAGGGCCTGCGCAGCTTCATGCTGGGCGTCTACAACAACATGGTCGTCGGCCTCGGGATCTCCGGTCTCGTGGCACTGGCCCTCAACATGGCCGCCGTCGCGCAGACCGGCGCCGGCCGTGTCGCCCTGACCCCGTTCGGGCAGTTCCTCTACACCAGCCCCTTCAAGTGGGTGCTGATGCTGGCGCCGCTCGCCTTCATCTTCGTGTTCTCGTTCCGTATGGACCGCATGTCGGCCTCCTCGGCACGCACGATGTTCTGGGCGTTCGCGGCGGTGATGGGCGCCTCGATGTCCACCCTGCTGCTCGTGTTCACGGGCGCCAGCGTGGTGCGGGTGTTCTTCATCACGGCGGCGACCTTCGCGGGTCTGAGCCTCTACGGCTACACCACGAAGCGCAGCCTGTCGGGCATGGGCTCGTTCCTGATCATGGGCCTGATCGGCATCATCATCGCCTCGCTGGTGAACCTCTTCCTGGCTTCTTCCGCGCTTCAGTTCGCGATCTCGGTGCTCGGCGTCCTCATCTTCGCCGGCCTGACCGCCTTCGACACGCAGAAGCTCAAGGAGATGTACCTCTACAGCGGCTTCGACGCCGAGGGTGCGGCCAAGATGTCCATCAACGGCGCTCTGACGCTGTACCTGGACTTCATCAACATGTTCCAGTTCCTGCTCTCGCTGCTCGGCGACCGCCGCTAA
- a CDS encoding FtsX-like permease family protein: protein MHGTLSQPDSSKPAPASRLPLTLRLALRELRGGLAGFRVFIACIALGVAAISGVTSIAASLSGGLGREGRRILGGDITYSLINREATPAERAVLEGQAPVSEVVSLRAMAVAGDGGAALVELKAVDPSYPAVGTVETDPQVPVQDLIAERDGIYGAAADPALLTRLGLKPGDRVTLGGFPIEIRAALVSEPDRIGSGIGFGPRLLVSLAALRATGLIQPGSLNRFTYRLQMPGADDARLTAVNTAVQTALPEAGFEMRSRDNADPRFAKGIERFTQFLTLVGLTALIVGGVGVANAARAFVDGKQASIATLKSVGAPGSQVVALYLIQVMLIAAVSTVLGLAIGAALPFLLDLALRDQLPLPLNPEIAPARLALAAAYGLLTALAFAILPLGRAHDVSVAGLFRDAVDPAARRPRWRYLAVLAAALLALAGLALVTAFDRKVALIFMAAAGLAFGGLRLVAAGLMALAARLPRPKGMVPRMALANLHRPGALTPAVVLSLGLGTTLLVTLSAIDSNITRALESSLPGRAPSLFFLDVPSRDAEAFSAFLGARAPDAKIERVPMMRGRITALNGVPAGQIKPPEDAAWVLDGDRGITYAETPPDGSSIVEGAWWSADEGRTPLVSFDLELARALGLKVGSTVTVNVLGRPVTARVANLRKIEWRSLGINFVMVFSPGTFRGAPHADLATLTLPNGPDPKLEAEVVRDAAKAFPSVTSVRVKDALDAVNDLVHKLVLAIRGASVVAVLASLLVLAGALAAGHRARLYDAVVLKVLGATRMRLLSAYALEYGALGLITALFGILAGSAAGWVIVSRVMRLDFAPDPMGALAVAAFAVVFAVAVGLTGTWRILGQKPAPYLRQF from the coding sequence ATGCACGGCACGTTGTCCCAGCCGGATTCTTCGAAGCCGGCCCCCGCCTCCCGCCTGCCGTTGACCCTCCGGCTGGCCTTGCGCGAGTTGCGCGGCGGGCTCGCCGGCTTCCGGGTGTTCATCGCCTGTATCGCGCTCGGCGTCGCGGCGATCAGCGGCGTCACCTCGATTGCCGCCTCGCTCTCGGGCGGGCTCGGGCGCGAGGGCCGGCGGATTCTCGGCGGCGACATCACCTACAGCCTGATCAACCGCGAGGCGACGCCGGCCGAGCGCGCCGTGCTGGAGGGGCAGGCGCCGGTCTCGGAGGTGGTGAGCCTGCGCGCCATGGCGGTGGCGGGCGATGGCGGCGCGGCCCTGGTCGAGCTGAAGGCGGTCGATCCGAGCTATCCGGCGGTCGGCACGGTCGAGACGGACCCGCAGGTGCCGGTGCAGGATCTCATCGCGGAACGGGACGGCATCTACGGCGCGGCGGCCGATCCGGCCCTGCTGACCCGGCTCGGGCTCAAACCCGGCGACCGGGTGACGCTCGGCGGCTTTCCCATCGAGATCCGCGCCGCCCTCGTCTCGGAGCCCGACCGGATCGGCTCGGGCATCGGCTTCGGGCCGCGCCTGCTCGTCTCACTCGCAGCGCTGCGCGCCACCGGCCTGATCCAGCCCGGCAGCCTCAACCGCTTCACCTACCGGCTCCAGATGCCCGGTGCCGACGACGCGCGCCTGACGGCGGTCAACACGGCGGTGCAGACGGCGCTGCCCGAGGCCGGGTTCGAGATGCGTTCGCGCGACAACGCCGACCCGCGCTTCGCCAAGGGCATCGAGCGCTTCACGCAGTTCCTGACGCTCGTCGGGCTCACCGCGCTCATCGTCGGCGGGGTCGGCGTGGCGAACGCCGCGCGCGCCTTCGTCGATGGCAAGCAGGCGTCCATCGCTACCCTCAAGAGCGTCGGCGCGCCGGGCTCGCAGGTCGTCGCGCTCTACCTGATCCAGGTGATGCTGATCGCCGCGGTCAGCACCGTGCTGGGTCTCGCCATCGGTGCGGCCCTGCCGTTCCTCCTCGACCTTGCGCTCCGCGACCAGCTTCCGCTGCCGCTCAACCCCGAGATCGCCCCGGCCCGCCTCGCGCTCGCCGCCGCCTACGGGTTGCTGACGGCGCTCGCCTTCGCGATCCTGCCGCTGGGCCGCGCCCACGACGTCTCCGTCGCCGGGCTGTTCCGCGATGCTGTCGATCCGGCCGCGCGCCGCCCGCGCTGGCGCTATCTCGCGGTGCTCGCCGCCGCCCTGCTCGCGCTCGCGGGCCTTGCCCTCGTCACCGCCTTCGACCGCAAGGTCGCGCTGATCTTCATGGCGGCGGCCGGCCTCGCCTTCGGCGGCCTGCGTCTCGTCGCCGCGGGGCTGATGGCGCTGGCCGCGCGCCTGCCGCGGCCGAAGGGGATGGTGCCACGGATGGCTTTGGCCAACCTCCACCGCCCCGGCGCACTGACCCCGGCGGTGGTGCTCTCGCTCGGCCTTGGCACGACGCTGCTGGTGACGCTCAGCGCCATCGACAGCAACATCACCCGCGCGCTCGAAAGCTCGCTGCCGGGCCGTGCCCCGAGCCTGTTCTTCCTCGACGTGCCCTCGCGCGACGCGGAGGCCTTCTCGGCCTTCCTCGGCGCCCGCGCGCCCGACGCCAAGATCGAACGGGTGCCGATGATGCGCGGACGGATCACGGCGCTGAACGGCGTACCGGCCGGGCAGATCAAGCCGCCGGAGGACGCCGCCTGGGTGCTCGACGGCGACCGGGGCATCACCTACGCCGAGACCCCGCCCGACGGCTCGTCGATCGTCGAGGGCGCGTGGTGGAGCGCGGACGAGGGCCGCACGCCGCTGGTCTCCTTCGATCTCGAACTGGCACGCGCGCTCGGGCTGAAGGTCGGCAGCACCGTGACCGTCAATGTGCTCGGCCGCCCCGTCACCGCGCGGGTCGCCAACCTGCGCAAGATCGAGTGGCGCTCGCTCGGCATCAACTTCGTGATGGTGTTCTCCCCCGGCACCTTCCGCGGCGCGCCGCATGCCGACCTCGCGACCCTGACGCTGCCCAACGGGCCCGACCCGAAGCTGGAGGCGGAGGTGGTTCGCGATGCCGCGAAAGCCTTCCCCTCGGTGACGAGCGTGCGGGTGAAGGACGCGCTTGATGCGGTCAACGACCTCGTGCACAAGCTGGTCCTGGCGATCCGCGGTGCCAGCGTCGTCGCGGTGCTCGCGAGCCTGCTGGTTCTGGCCGGCGCGCTCGCCGCCGGTCACCGCGCCCGGCTCTACGACGCGGTGGTGCTGAAGGTGCTCGGCGCCACGCGGATGCGCCTGCTCTCGGCCTACGCCCTGGAATATGGCGCCCTCGGGCTCATCACCGCGCTGTTCGGCATCCTGGCCGGCTCGGCCGCGGGCTGGGTGATCGTGTCCCGGGTGATGCGCCTCGATTTCGCACCCGACCCGATGGGCGCCCTCGCGGTCGCCGCCTTCGCGGTCGTCTTCGCGGTAGCCGTAGGCCTGACCGGCACGTGGCGCATCTTGGGACAGAAGCCGGCCCCCTATCTGCGGCAGTTCTGA